One Helicoverpa armigera isolate CAAS_96S chromosome 12, ASM3070526v1, whole genome shotgun sequence DNA window includes the following coding sequences:
- the LOC110383207 gene encoding uncharacterized protein LOC110383207 codes for MSLTRCITVVSVPVCLSILRRTFVTSSVSYAQTCASSGISATAPSPKTSTMYIAEERGSPYAPDYRVFFKDESGPISPLHDIPLWADKSKRLVNMVVEVPRWTNAKMEISLGEPLNPIKQDVKKGALRFVSNVFPHRGYIWNYGALPQTWENPHHVDPGTQARGDNDPIDVIEIGERVAARGDVYPVRILGTLALIDEGETDWKLIAIDARDPSAAKLHDVADVETHFPGLLRATVEWFRLYKVPDGKPVNRFAFDGEAKNAEFAYKVVDEVHEFWRSLVAGDVADATDISKTNVSVEGSAGRVERAEAAAVLAKAPPRGLPQPIPQAVDKWHFLSSL; via the exons ATGTCATTAACACGTTGCATTACAGTTGTGTCGGTTCCGGTTTGTTTGTCGATATTGAGACGAACATTCGTGACAAGCAGTGTTAGTTACGCGCAGACCTGTGCCAGTAGCGGTATCAGTGCGACAGCTCCGTCACCCAAGACCAGCACAATGTACATCGCGGAGGAACGAGGCTCGCCTTACGCGCCCGATTACCGGGTGTTCTTCA AGGACGAGAGCGGGCCCATCTCGCCGCTGCACGACATCCCTCTGTGGGCCGACAAGAGCAAGCGGCTCGTGAACATGGTGGTGGAGGTGCCGCGCTGGACCAACGCCAAGATGGAGATCAGCCTCGGCGAGCCGCTCAACCCCATCAAGCAGGACGTGAAGAAGGGCGCGCTGCGCTTCGTCAGCAACGTGTTCCCGCACCGCGGCTACATCTGGAACTACGGCGCGCTGCCGCAGACGTGGGAGAACCCGCACCACGTGGACCCCGGCACGCAGGCGCGCGGCGACAACGACCCCATCGACGTCATCGAGATCGGCGAGCGCGTGGCGGCGCGCGGCGACGTGTACCCCGTGCGCATCCTCGGCACGCTCGCGCTCATCGACGAGGGCGAGACCGACTGGAAGCTCATCGCCATCGACGCGCGGGACCCCAGCGCCGCCAAGCTGCACGACGTGGCCGACGTGGAGACGCACTTCCCCGGCCTGCTGCGCGCCACCGTCGAGTGGTTCCGCCTCTACAAGGTGCCCGACGGCAAGCCCGTCAACCGCTTCGCCTTCGACGGCGAGGCCAAGAACGCCGAGTTCGCGTACAAGGTGGTGGACGAGGTGCACGAGTTCTGGCGCTCGCTGGTGGCGGGCGACGTGGCGGACGCGACGGACATCAGCAA GACGAACGTGAGCGTGGAGGGCAGCGCGGGCCGCGTGGAGCGCGCGGAGGCGGCCGCGGTGCTGGCGAAGGCGCCGCCGCGTGGACTGCCGCAGCCCATTCCGCAGGCAG TGGACAAGTGGCACTTCCTGTCGAGTCTgtga